Proteins encoded by one window of Aptenodytes patagonicus chromosome 11, bAptPat1.pri.cur, whole genome shotgun sequence:
- the GSE1 gene encoding genetic suppressor element 1 isoform X5, which translates to MSHEPKSPSLGMLSTATRTTATVSPLTPSPLNGSIVPNGSPAASSTLSVQAAPSSSFAAALRKLAKQAEEPRGSSISSESSPVSSPATNHSSPASTPKRGPMGPIIVPPGGHSVPSTPPVVTIAPTKTVNGVWRSEGRQQEAGSRGSSSSGGRERLISEPPLAQEKAGGPTVPSHLLGTPYSFGLPPSSVVQDSRFPPLNLQRPVHHVVPPSAVTEDYLRSFRPYHTAEDLRMSSLPPLGLDPAAAAAYYHPSYLTHHPFPHPAFRMDESYCLSALRSPFYPLPAPGSLPPLHPSAMHLHLSGVRYPPELSHSSLSALQSERISSLAAERLQMDEELRQREREREREREKEREREADREREKEREREREREKELEREREKERERELERQRERAREKELSMVKAMEGPFLPVAELHGLRGHPAEERGKPVEPLAPGRPEKLKDSVLPTPKPIQHPLHQPPASHHPVPSLIPNHNVFPLPGSSAATALLIHRTNEEEKWLARQRRLRQEKEDRQSQVSEFRQQVLEQHLDMGRAPSQPEPEHRPEHPRSGSSRHEPSGREPAQHFGGPPPLISPKPQHHPVATSLWNPVSLMESPPDPPRRLPEPHTLHGHPTPFEPSRQGIPLVKVERVFCPEKLEEGTRKRDALEKYPPGREPGAPEHGGFTHGPFLAELEKSTQSILSQQRPPAAPFAEATKPSSPYRPPLPRAQDPMYIYDEFVQQHRRLVSKLDLEERRRREAREKGYYYDLDDSCDDSDEEEVRAHLRCVAEQPPLKLDTSSEKLEFLQLFGLTTQQQKEELLSQKRRKRRRMLRERSPSPPTVQNKRRTPSPRLPLSTRYSPDEMNNSPNFEEKKRFLTIFNLTHISAEKRKASHAADKEKLVEMLQAMKQKTTPAAVVVKSSPRDSPSGPAAELPVPPLLLDPDKPVGIVISVPEAQKTVEPGRLDQLRPQELPRAKESAATLAEKPRLSDGHPGKKALSILSYVRGPLPKDIPVPLSHSMNGKSKPWEPFIAEEFAHQFHESVLQSTQKALQKHKGGTAALTAEQNHKLDASIHYNIPELQASSRLAAPPHNGTAEGPLPHRALPPLPRDSASEEEEEEEEEEEEEEYPRPKWQGIEAIFEAYQEHIEEQNLERQVLQTQCRRLEAQHYSLSLTAEQLSHSMAELRTQKQKMVSERERLQAELDHLRKCLALPAMQWSRGYFKGYPR; encoded by the exons ggtCCTCGATAAGCAGCGAGTCGTCCCCGGTCTCCTCGCCGGCCACCAACCACAGCTCCCCTGCCAGCACGCCCAAGCGCGGCCCCATGGGCCCCATCATCGTGCCCCCGGGGGGGCACAGCGTGCCCAGCACGCCGCCTGTCGTCACCATCGCCCCCACGAAGACGGTCAACGGGGTCTGGAGGAGCGAGGGCAGACAG CAAGAAGCAGGGTCacgaggcagcagcagcagcggcggccgtGAGCGCCTCATCTCGGAGCCCCCCCTCGCGCAGGAGAAAGCGGGGGGCCCCACCGTCCCCTCCCACCTCCTGGGGACACCCTACTCCTTCGGGCTGCCCCCCAGCTCCGTGGTCCAGGACTCCCGCTTCCCGCCTCTCAA cctgcagcgGCCGGTCCACCACGTGGTGCCTCCCAGCGCCGTCACCGAGGATTACCTGCGCAGCTTCCGTCCCTACCACACCGCTGAGGACCTCCGCATGTCCTCCCTGCCGCCCCTCGGCCTGgatccggccgccgccgccgcttacTACCACCCCAGCTACCTGACGCATCACCCCTTCCCGCACCCCGCCTTCAG gaTGGACGAGTCGTACTGTCTGTCGGCGCTGCGGTCCCCCTTCTACCCGCTGCCGGCGCCAGGCTCGCTGCCGCCCCTGCACCCCTCAGCCATGCACCTGCACCTCTCGGGGGTACGGTACCCCCCCGAGCTCTCGCActcctccctctccgccctgcAGTCCGAGCGCATCTCCAGCCTCGCCGCCGAGAG GCTGCAAATGGACGAGGAGCTGCGGCAGAGGGAGCGGGAGCGCGAGCGGGAGCGGGAGAAGGAGCGGGAGCGAGAAGCCGACCGGGAGCGGGAGAAGGAGCGTGAACGGGAGCGGGAACGCGAGAAGGAGCTGGAGCGAGAGCGGGAGAAGGAGCGGGAACGGGAGCTGGAGAGGCAGCGGGAGCGCGCCCGGGAGAAGGAGCTGAGCATGGTGAAAGCCATGGAGGGGCCCTTCCTCCCTGTGGCCGAGCTGCACGGGCTGCGGGGGCACCCGGCCGAGGAGCGGGGCAAGCCGGTGGAGCCGCTGGCGCCCGGCAGACCAG AGAAACTCAAGGACTCGGTGCTTCCGACGCCAAAGCCCATCCAGCACCCGCTGCACCAGCCGCCGGCCTCCCACCACCCCGTGCCCAGCCTCATCCCCAACCACAACGTGTTCCCGCTGCCGGGGAGCAGCGCGGCCACGGCGCTGCTCATCCACCGCACCAACGAGGAGGAGAAGTGGCTGGCCCGGCAGCGCCGGCTGCGCCAGGAGAAGGAAGATCGGCAATCCCAAGTCTCGGAATTTCGGCAACAAGTGCTGGAGCAGCACCTCGACATGGGGCGCGCCCCAAGCCAGCCTGAGCCCGAGCATCGGCCCGAGCACCCCAG gTCGGGATCGAGCCGCCACGAGCCGAGTGGCCGGGAGCCGGCGCAGCACTTCGGCGGGCCCCCACCGCTCATCTCCCCCAAACCCCAGCACCACCCCGTCGCCACGTCCCTCTGGAACCCTGTCTCGCTGATGGAGAGCCCCCCCGATCCCCCCCGGCGCCTCCCCGAGCCCCACACCCTCCACGGCCACCCGACCCCCTTCGAGCCCAGCCGTCAGGGCATCCCGCTGGTGAAGGTGGAGAGGGTCTTCTGCCCTGAGAAGCTGGAGGAGGGGACAAGGAAGAGGGATGCTCTGGAGAAATACCCCCCGGGACGGGAGCCCGGCGCCCCGGAGCACGGGGGCTTCACCCACGGCCCCTTCCTAGCCGAGCTGGAGAAGTCCACGCAGAGCATCCTGAGCCAGCAAAGACCTCCGGCTGCCCCCTTCGCCGAGGCCACCAAGCCCAGCTCGCCCTAccggccccccctgccccgcgcccaGGACCCCATGTACATCTACGATGAGTTCGTGCAGCAGCACCGCAGGCTGGTCAGCAAACTCGACCTGGAGGAGCGCCGGCGGCGGGAGGCCCGCGAGAAAG gtTACTACTACGACCTGGACGACTCCTGCGACGACAGCGACGAGGAGGAGGTGCGGGCCCATCTCCGCTGCGTGGCCGAGCAGCCCCCGCTGAAGCTGGACACGTCCTCCGAG AAGCTGGAGTTCCTGCAGCTCTTCGGCCTCACCACGCAGCAGCAGAAGGAGGAATTGCTGAGCCAAAAGCGGCGCAAGCGCCGGCGGATGCTGCGGGAGAGGAGCCCCTCGCCGCCGACGGTGCAGAACAAGCGCCGCACGCCCTCCCCGCGCCTCCCGCTCTCCACCCGCTACAGCCCCGACGAGATGAACAACAGCCCCAACTTCGAGGAGAAAAAGCGCTTCCTCACCATCTTCAACCTCACGCACATCAGTGCTGAGAAGAGGAAAG cttcccatgccGCAGACAAGGAGAAGCTGGTGGAGATGCTCCAGGCCATGAAGCAGAAGACCACGCCGGCCGCCGTGGTGGTAAAGAGCTCGCCGCGGGACAGCCCCAGCGGCCCTGCCGCCG AGCTGCCGGTGCCGCCGCTCCTGCTGGATCCGGATAAACCCGTGGGCATTGTCATCTCCGTGCCGGAGGCGCAGAAGACGGTGGAACCCGGCAGGTTAGACCAGCTGAGACCCCAGGAGCTACCGAGGGCTAAGGAGTCGGCCGCCACGCTGGCGGAGAAGCCCCGGCTGAGCGACGGGCACCCCGGGAAGAAGGCGCTGAGCATCCTCAGCTACGTCAGGGGTCCCCTGCCCAAGGACATCCCGGTGCCGCTGTCCCACAGCATGAACGGCAAGAGCAAGCCCTGGGAGCCCTTCATCGCCGAGGAGTTTGCCCACCAGTTCCACGAGTCGGTGCTGCAGTCCACCCAGAAGGCGTTGCAGAAGCACAAAG GGGGgacggcggcgctgacggcggagCAGAACCACAAGCTCGACGCCTCCATCCACTACAACATCCCCGAGCTGCAGGCATCCAGCCGCCTGGCCGCCCCCCCGCACAACGGCACGGCCGAGGGGCCGCTGCCCCACCGGGCGCTGCCCCCGCTGCCCCGTGACTCGGCctccgaggaagaggaggaggaggaggaggaggaagaggaggaggagtaccCCAGGCCCAAGTGGCAAGGGATCGAGGCAATTTTTGAAGCTTACCAGGAGCATATAGAAG AACAAAACCTGGAGCGCCAAGTGCTGCAGACCCAGTGCCGGCGGCTGGAGGCCCAGCACTACAGCCTGAGCCTGACGGCAGAGCAGCTTTCGCACAGCATGGCG GAATTAAGGACCCAGAAGCAGAAGATGGTCTCGGAGCGCGAGCGCCTGCAAGCCGAGCTGGATCACCTGCGGAAGTGCCTTGCCTTGCCTGCAATGCAGTGGTCTAGGGGTTATTTCAAGGGGTATCCCAGGTGA
- the GSE1 gene encoding genetic suppressor element 1 isoform X3: MFGLKPPLYYLPGMSHEPKSPSLGMLSTATRTTATVSPLTPSPLNGSIVPNGSPAASSTLSVQAAPSSSFAAALRKLAKQAEEPRGSSISSESSPVSSPATNHSSPASTPKRGPMGPIIVPPGGHSVPSTPPVVTIAPTKTVNGVWRSEGRQQEAGSRGSSSSGGRERLISEPPLAQEKAGGPTVPSHLLGTPYSFGLPPSSVVQDSRFPPLNLQRPVHHVVPPSAVTEDYLRSFRPYHTAEDLRMSSLPPLGLDPAAAAAYYHPSYLTHHPFPHPAFRMDESYCLSALRSPFYPLPAPGSLPPLHPSAMHLHLSGVRYPPELSHSSLSALQSERISSLAAERLQMDEELRQREREREREREKEREREADREREKEREREREREKELEREREKERERELERQRERAREKELSMVKAMEGPFLPVAELHGLRGHPAEERGKPVEPLAPGRPEKLKDSVLPTPKPIQHPLHQPPASHHPVPSLIPNHNVFPLPGSSAATALLIHRTNEEEKWLARQRRLRQEKEDRQSQVSEFRQQVLEQHLDMGRAPSQPEPEHRPEHPRSGSSRHEPSGREPAQHFGGPPPLISPKPQHHPVATSLWNPVSLMESPPDPPRRLPEPHTLHGHPTPFEPSRQGIPLVKVERVFCPEKLEEGTRKRDALEKYPPGREPGAPEHGGFTHGPFLAELEKSTQSILSQQRPPAAPFAEATKPSSPYRPPLPRAQDPMYIYDEFVQQHRRLVSKLDLEERRRREAREKGYYYDLDDSCDDSDEEEVRAHLRCVAEQPPLKLDTSSEKLEFLQLFGLTTQQQKEELLSQKRRKRRRMLRERSPSPPTVQNKRRTPSPRLPLSTRYSPDEMNNSPNFEEKKRFLTIFNLTHISAEKRKASHAADKEKLVEMLQAMKQKTTPAAVVVKSSPRDSPSGPAAELPVPPLLLDPDKPVGIVISVPEAQKTVEPGRLDQLRPQELPRAKESAATLAEKPRLSDGHPGKKALSILSYVRGPLPKDIPVPLSHSMNGKSKPWEPFIAEEFAHQFHESVLQSTQKALQKHKGGTAALTAEQNHKLDASIHYNIPELQASSRLAAPPHNGTAEGPLPHRALPPLPRDSASEEEEEEEEEEEEEEYPRPKWQGIEAIFEAYQEHIEEQNLERQVLQTQCRRLEAQHYSLSLTAEQLSHSMAELRTQKQKMVSERERLQAELDHLRKCLALPAMQWSRGYFKGYPR; this comes from the exons ggtCCTCGATAAGCAGCGAGTCGTCCCCGGTCTCCTCGCCGGCCACCAACCACAGCTCCCCTGCCAGCACGCCCAAGCGCGGCCCCATGGGCCCCATCATCGTGCCCCCGGGGGGGCACAGCGTGCCCAGCACGCCGCCTGTCGTCACCATCGCCCCCACGAAGACGGTCAACGGGGTCTGGAGGAGCGAGGGCAGACAG CAAGAAGCAGGGTCacgaggcagcagcagcagcggcggccgtGAGCGCCTCATCTCGGAGCCCCCCCTCGCGCAGGAGAAAGCGGGGGGCCCCACCGTCCCCTCCCACCTCCTGGGGACACCCTACTCCTTCGGGCTGCCCCCCAGCTCCGTGGTCCAGGACTCCCGCTTCCCGCCTCTCAA cctgcagcgGCCGGTCCACCACGTGGTGCCTCCCAGCGCCGTCACCGAGGATTACCTGCGCAGCTTCCGTCCCTACCACACCGCTGAGGACCTCCGCATGTCCTCCCTGCCGCCCCTCGGCCTGgatccggccgccgccgccgcttacTACCACCCCAGCTACCTGACGCATCACCCCTTCCCGCACCCCGCCTTCAG gaTGGACGAGTCGTACTGTCTGTCGGCGCTGCGGTCCCCCTTCTACCCGCTGCCGGCGCCAGGCTCGCTGCCGCCCCTGCACCCCTCAGCCATGCACCTGCACCTCTCGGGGGTACGGTACCCCCCCGAGCTCTCGCActcctccctctccgccctgcAGTCCGAGCGCATCTCCAGCCTCGCCGCCGAGAG GCTGCAAATGGACGAGGAGCTGCGGCAGAGGGAGCGGGAGCGCGAGCGGGAGCGGGAGAAGGAGCGGGAGCGAGAAGCCGACCGGGAGCGGGAGAAGGAGCGTGAACGGGAGCGGGAACGCGAGAAGGAGCTGGAGCGAGAGCGGGAGAAGGAGCGGGAACGGGAGCTGGAGAGGCAGCGGGAGCGCGCCCGGGAGAAGGAGCTGAGCATGGTGAAAGCCATGGAGGGGCCCTTCCTCCCTGTGGCCGAGCTGCACGGGCTGCGGGGGCACCCGGCCGAGGAGCGGGGCAAGCCGGTGGAGCCGCTGGCGCCCGGCAGACCAG AGAAACTCAAGGACTCGGTGCTTCCGACGCCAAAGCCCATCCAGCACCCGCTGCACCAGCCGCCGGCCTCCCACCACCCCGTGCCCAGCCTCATCCCCAACCACAACGTGTTCCCGCTGCCGGGGAGCAGCGCGGCCACGGCGCTGCTCATCCACCGCACCAACGAGGAGGAGAAGTGGCTGGCCCGGCAGCGCCGGCTGCGCCAGGAGAAGGAAGATCGGCAATCCCAAGTCTCGGAATTTCGGCAACAAGTGCTGGAGCAGCACCTCGACATGGGGCGCGCCCCAAGCCAGCCTGAGCCCGAGCATCGGCCCGAGCACCCCAG gTCGGGATCGAGCCGCCACGAGCCGAGTGGCCGGGAGCCGGCGCAGCACTTCGGCGGGCCCCCACCGCTCATCTCCCCCAAACCCCAGCACCACCCCGTCGCCACGTCCCTCTGGAACCCTGTCTCGCTGATGGAGAGCCCCCCCGATCCCCCCCGGCGCCTCCCCGAGCCCCACACCCTCCACGGCCACCCGACCCCCTTCGAGCCCAGCCGTCAGGGCATCCCGCTGGTGAAGGTGGAGAGGGTCTTCTGCCCTGAGAAGCTGGAGGAGGGGACAAGGAAGAGGGATGCTCTGGAGAAATACCCCCCGGGACGGGAGCCCGGCGCCCCGGAGCACGGGGGCTTCACCCACGGCCCCTTCCTAGCCGAGCTGGAGAAGTCCACGCAGAGCATCCTGAGCCAGCAAAGACCTCCGGCTGCCCCCTTCGCCGAGGCCACCAAGCCCAGCTCGCCCTAccggccccccctgccccgcgcccaGGACCCCATGTACATCTACGATGAGTTCGTGCAGCAGCACCGCAGGCTGGTCAGCAAACTCGACCTGGAGGAGCGCCGGCGGCGGGAGGCCCGCGAGAAAG gtTACTACTACGACCTGGACGACTCCTGCGACGACAGCGACGAGGAGGAGGTGCGGGCCCATCTCCGCTGCGTGGCCGAGCAGCCCCCGCTGAAGCTGGACACGTCCTCCGAG AAGCTGGAGTTCCTGCAGCTCTTCGGCCTCACCACGCAGCAGCAGAAGGAGGAATTGCTGAGCCAAAAGCGGCGCAAGCGCCGGCGGATGCTGCGGGAGAGGAGCCCCTCGCCGCCGACGGTGCAGAACAAGCGCCGCACGCCCTCCCCGCGCCTCCCGCTCTCCACCCGCTACAGCCCCGACGAGATGAACAACAGCCCCAACTTCGAGGAGAAAAAGCGCTTCCTCACCATCTTCAACCTCACGCACATCAGTGCTGAGAAGAGGAAAG cttcccatgccGCAGACAAGGAGAAGCTGGTGGAGATGCTCCAGGCCATGAAGCAGAAGACCACGCCGGCCGCCGTGGTGGTAAAGAGCTCGCCGCGGGACAGCCCCAGCGGCCCTGCCGCCG AGCTGCCGGTGCCGCCGCTCCTGCTGGATCCGGATAAACCCGTGGGCATTGTCATCTCCGTGCCGGAGGCGCAGAAGACGGTGGAACCCGGCAGGTTAGACCAGCTGAGACCCCAGGAGCTACCGAGGGCTAAGGAGTCGGCCGCCACGCTGGCGGAGAAGCCCCGGCTGAGCGACGGGCACCCCGGGAAGAAGGCGCTGAGCATCCTCAGCTACGTCAGGGGTCCCCTGCCCAAGGACATCCCGGTGCCGCTGTCCCACAGCATGAACGGCAAGAGCAAGCCCTGGGAGCCCTTCATCGCCGAGGAGTTTGCCCACCAGTTCCACGAGTCGGTGCTGCAGTCCACCCAGAAGGCGTTGCAGAAGCACAAAG GGGGgacggcggcgctgacggcggagCAGAACCACAAGCTCGACGCCTCCATCCACTACAACATCCCCGAGCTGCAGGCATCCAGCCGCCTGGCCGCCCCCCCGCACAACGGCACGGCCGAGGGGCCGCTGCCCCACCGGGCGCTGCCCCCGCTGCCCCGTGACTCGGCctccgaggaagaggaggaggaggaggaggaggaagaggaggaggagtaccCCAGGCCCAAGTGGCAAGGGATCGAGGCAATTTTTGAAGCTTACCAGGAGCATATAGAAG AACAAAACCTGGAGCGCCAAGTGCTGCAGACCCAGTGCCGGCGGCTGGAGGCCCAGCACTACAGCCTGAGCCTGACGGCAGAGCAGCTTTCGCACAGCATGGCG GAATTAAGGACCCAGAAGCAGAAGATGGTCTCGGAGCGCGAGCGCCTGCAAGCCGAGCTGGATCACCTGCGGAAGTGCCTTGCCTTGCCTGCAATGCAGTGGTCTAGGGGTTATTTCAAGGGGTATCCCAGGTGA
- the GSE1 gene encoding genetic suppressor element 1 isoform X4 — MRRVPDAGATSMSHEPKSPSLGMLSTATRTTATVSPLTPSPLNGSIVPNGSPAASSTLSVQAAPSSSFAAALRKLAKQAEEPRGSSISSESSPVSSPATNHSSPASTPKRGPMGPIIVPPGGHSVPSTPPVVTIAPTKTVNGVWRSEGRQQEAGSRGSSSSGGRERLISEPPLAQEKAGGPTVPSHLLGTPYSFGLPPSSVVQDSRFPPLNLQRPVHHVVPPSAVTEDYLRSFRPYHTAEDLRMSSLPPLGLDPAAAAAYYHPSYLTHHPFPHPAFRMDESYCLSALRSPFYPLPAPGSLPPLHPSAMHLHLSGVRYPPELSHSSLSALQSERISSLAAERLQMDEELRQREREREREREKEREREADREREKEREREREREKELEREREKERERELERQRERAREKELSMVKAMEGPFLPVAELHGLRGHPAEERGKPVEPLAPGRPEKLKDSVLPTPKPIQHPLHQPPASHHPVPSLIPNHNVFPLPGSSAATALLIHRTNEEEKWLARQRRLRQEKEDRQSQVSEFRQQVLEQHLDMGRAPSQPEPEHRPEHPRSGSSRHEPSGREPAQHFGGPPPLISPKPQHHPVATSLWNPVSLMESPPDPPRRLPEPHTLHGHPTPFEPSRQGIPLVKVERVFCPEKLEEGTRKRDALEKYPPGREPGAPEHGGFTHGPFLAELEKSTQSILSQQRPPAAPFAEATKPSSPYRPPLPRAQDPMYIYDEFVQQHRRLVSKLDLEERRRREAREKGYYYDLDDSCDDSDEEEVRAHLRCVAEQPPLKLDTSSEKLEFLQLFGLTTQQQKEELLSQKRRKRRRMLRERSPSPPTVQNKRRTPSPRLPLSTRYSPDEMNNSPNFEEKKRFLTIFNLTHISAEKRKASHAADKEKLVEMLQAMKQKTTPAAVVVKSSPRDSPSGPAAELPVPPLLLDPDKPVGIVISVPEAQKTVEPGRLDQLRPQELPRAKESAATLAEKPRLSDGHPGKKALSILSYVRGPLPKDIPVPLSHSMNGKSKPWEPFIAEEFAHQFHESVLQSTQKALQKHKGGTAALTAEQNHKLDASIHYNIPELQASSRLAAPPHNGTAEGPLPHRALPPLPRDSASEEEEEEEEEEEEEEYPRPKWQGIEAIFEAYQEHIEEQNLERQVLQTQCRRLEAQHYSLSLTAEQLSHSMAELRTQKQKMVSERERLQAELDHLRKCLALPAMQWSRGYFKGYPR, encoded by the exons ggtCCTCGATAAGCAGCGAGTCGTCCCCGGTCTCCTCGCCGGCCACCAACCACAGCTCCCCTGCCAGCACGCCCAAGCGCGGCCCCATGGGCCCCATCATCGTGCCCCCGGGGGGGCACAGCGTGCCCAGCACGCCGCCTGTCGTCACCATCGCCCCCACGAAGACGGTCAACGGGGTCTGGAGGAGCGAGGGCAGACAG CAAGAAGCAGGGTCacgaggcagcagcagcagcggcggccgtGAGCGCCTCATCTCGGAGCCCCCCCTCGCGCAGGAGAAAGCGGGGGGCCCCACCGTCCCCTCCCACCTCCTGGGGACACCCTACTCCTTCGGGCTGCCCCCCAGCTCCGTGGTCCAGGACTCCCGCTTCCCGCCTCTCAA cctgcagcgGCCGGTCCACCACGTGGTGCCTCCCAGCGCCGTCACCGAGGATTACCTGCGCAGCTTCCGTCCCTACCACACCGCTGAGGACCTCCGCATGTCCTCCCTGCCGCCCCTCGGCCTGgatccggccgccgccgccgcttacTACCACCCCAGCTACCTGACGCATCACCCCTTCCCGCACCCCGCCTTCAG gaTGGACGAGTCGTACTGTCTGTCGGCGCTGCGGTCCCCCTTCTACCCGCTGCCGGCGCCAGGCTCGCTGCCGCCCCTGCACCCCTCAGCCATGCACCTGCACCTCTCGGGGGTACGGTACCCCCCCGAGCTCTCGCActcctccctctccgccctgcAGTCCGAGCGCATCTCCAGCCTCGCCGCCGAGAG GCTGCAAATGGACGAGGAGCTGCGGCAGAGGGAGCGGGAGCGCGAGCGGGAGCGGGAGAAGGAGCGGGAGCGAGAAGCCGACCGGGAGCGGGAGAAGGAGCGTGAACGGGAGCGGGAACGCGAGAAGGAGCTGGAGCGAGAGCGGGAGAAGGAGCGGGAACGGGAGCTGGAGAGGCAGCGGGAGCGCGCCCGGGAGAAGGAGCTGAGCATGGTGAAAGCCATGGAGGGGCCCTTCCTCCCTGTGGCCGAGCTGCACGGGCTGCGGGGGCACCCGGCCGAGGAGCGGGGCAAGCCGGTGGAGCCGCTGGCGCCCGGCAGACCAG AGAAACTCAAGGACTCGGTGCTTCCGACGCCAAAGCCCATCCAGCACCCGCTGCACCAGCCGCCGGCCTCCCACCACCCCGTGCCCAGCCTCATCCCCAACCACAACGTGTTCCCGCTGCCGGGGAGCAGCGCGGCCACGGCGCTGCTCATCCACCGCACCAACGAGGAGGAGAAGTGGCTGGCCCGGCAGCGCCGGCTGCGCCAGGAGAAGGAAGATCGGCAATCCCAAGTCTCGGAATTTCGGCAACAAGTGCTGGAGCAGCACCTCGACATGGGGCGCGCCCCAAGCCAGCCTGAGCCCGAGCATCGGCCCGAGCACCCCAG gTCGGGATCGAGCCGCCACGAGCCGAGTGGCCGGGAGCCGGCGCAGCACTTCGGCGGGCCCCCACCGCTCATCTCCCCCAAACCCCAGCACCACCCCGTCGCCACGTCCCTCTGGAACCCTGTCTCGCTGATGGAGAGCCCCCCCGATCCCCCCCGGCGCCTCCCCGAGCCCCACACCCTCCACGGCCACCCGACCCCCTTCGAGCCCAGCCGTCAGGGCATCCCGCTGGTGAAGGTGGAGAGGGTCTTCTGCCCTGAGAAGCTGGAGGAGGGGACAAGGAAGAGGGATGCTCTGGAGAAATACCCCCCGGGACGGGAGCCCGGCGCCCCGGAGCACGGGGGCTTCACCCACGGCCCCTTCCTAGCCGAGCTGGAGAAGTCCACGCAGAGCATCCTGAGCCAGCAAAGACCTCCGGCTGCCCCCTTCGCCGAGGCCACCAAGCCCAGCTCGCCCTAccggccccccctgccccgcgcccaGGACCCCATGTACATCTACGATGAGTTCGTGCAGCAGCACCGCAGGCTGGTCAGCAAACTCGACCTGGAGGAGCGCCGGCGGCGGGAGGCCCGCGAGAAAG gtTACTACTACGACCTGGACGACTCCTGCGACGACAGCGACGAGGAGGAGGTGCGGGCCCATCTCCGCTGCGTGGCCGAGCAGCCCCCGCTGAAGCTGGACACGTCCTCCGAG AAGCTGGAGTTCCTGCAGCTCTTCGGCCTCACCACGCAGCAGCAGAAGGAGGAATTGCTGAGCCAAAAGCGGCGCAAGCGCCGGCGGATGCTGCGGGAGAGGAGCCCCTCGCCGCCGACGGTGCAGAACAAGCGCCGCACGCCCTCCCCGCGCCTCCCGCTCTCCACCCGCTACAGCCCCGACGAGATGAACAACAGCCCCAACTTCGAGGAGAAAAAGCGCTTCCTCACCATCTTCAACCTCACGCACATCAGTGCTGAGAAGAGGAAAG cttcccatgccGCAGACAAGGAGAAGCTGGTGGAGATGCTCCAGGCCATGAAGCAGAAGACCACGCCGGCCGCCGTGGTGGTAAAGAGCTCGCCGCGGGACAGCCCCAGCGGCCCTGCCGCCG AGCTGCCGGTGCCGCCGCTCCTGCTGGATCCGGATAAACCCGTGGGCATTGTCATCTCCGTGCCGGAGGCGCAGAAGACGGTGGAACCCGGCAGGTTAGACCAGCTGAGACCCCAGGAGCTACCGAGGGCTAAGGAGTCGGCCGCCACGCTGGCGGAGAAGCCCCGGCTGAGCGACGGGCACCCCGGGAAGAAGGCGCTGAGCATCCTCAGCTACGTCAGGGGTCCCCTGCCCAAGGACATCCCGGTGCCGCTGTCCCACAGCATGAACGGCAAGAGCAAGCCCTGGGAGCCCTTCATCGCCGAGGAGTTTGCCCACCAGTTCCACGAGTCGGTGCTGCAGTCCACCCAGAAGGCGTTGCAGAAGCACAAAG GGGGgacggcggcgctgacggcggagCAGAACCACAAGCTCGACGCCTCCATCCACTACAACATCCCCGAGCTGCAGGCATCCAGCCGCCTGGCCGCCCCCCCGCACAACGGCACGGCCGAGGGGCCGCTGCCCCACCGGGCGCTGCCCCCGCTGCCCCGTGACTCGGCctccgaggaagaggaggaggaggaggaggaggaagaggaggaggagtaccCCAGGCCCAAGTGGCAAGGGATCGAGGCAATTTTTGAAGCTTACCAGGAGCATATAGAAG AACAAAACCTGGAGCGCCAAGTGCTGCAGACCCAGTGCCGGCGGCTGGAGGCCCAGCACTACAGCCTGAGCCTGACGGCAGAGCAGCTTTCGCACAGCATGGCG GAATTAAGGACCCAGAAGCAGAAGATGGTCTCGGAGCGCGAGCGCCTGCAAGCCGAGCTGGATCACCTGCGGAAGTGCCTTGCCTTGCCTGCAATGCAGTGGTCTAGGGGTTATTTCAAGGGGTATCCCAGGTGA